Proteins encoded in a region of the Kryptolebias marmoratus isolate JLee-2015 linkage group LG14, ASM164957v2, whole genome shotgun sequence genome:
- the tor4aa gene encoding torsin-4A isoform X2, with the protein MWTVDGLMQMSEQDSSSSSSQTEGDFEGELDEELEGEEGKSRKEKGSPTPSLSGFASLRAVIRIKHKYQAMKKRRQEMALGMGGTTGAPGRTSPKIFTFDRVTPNTFPAFSSIPQKKKKKTRKKRVLFPNGVGRKTVLKQEHSQATYCLYLLFVIVFVQVYNAIENLDDHVLRYDLEGLERTLRREVFGQQGAVEGLLSHLKDYLSTYVHNKPLVVSVHGPSGVGKSHLGRLLAGHFRSVVGDTLVLQYYVLHHCPQEADTVQCARNLSDLISDIVEQAEEEEKIPLFIFDEAEHMQVEILDMLWQLLASKQSNEYLNAIYLFLSNLGHTHITKHMLQNSSSISLAMTASGRHSNLLKELTPVLRNILEKLHPLWSEADILPLSLLEKCHVMECFLDEMTREGFYPDHTNIERLAGEIEYYPAVGGREYSQTGCKEVVAKVNLL; encoded by the exons ATGTGGACTGTAGATGGACTAATG CAGATGAGTGAGcaggacagcagcagctcttcctCTCAGACAGAGGGAGACTTTGAGGGCGAGCTGGATGAAGAGTTAGAGGGTGAAGAAGGGAAGAGTAGGAAAGAAAAAGGCAGTCCTACTCCTAGTCTGTCAGGCTTCGCCTCTCTGCGTGCCGTTATACGCATCAAACACAAGTACCAAGCCATGAAAAAGAGGCGTCAGGAGATGGCCCTCGGGATGGGGGGTACCACAGGAGCTCCAGGACGCACTAGTCCCAAAATTTTCACTTTTGacagagtcacccccaacaccTTCCCTGCTTTTTCCTCCATCcctcagaagaaaaagaagaaaacaagaaaaaaacgtGTGTTGTTTCCAAATGGCGTGGGGCGCAAAACTGTACTGAAACAGGAGCACAGCCAAGCCACATACTGCCTCTACCTGCTGTTTGTCATCGTCTTTGTCCAG GTCTACAATGCCATAGAGAACCTTGATGACCATGTTCTCAGATACGATCTAGAGGGTTTAGAAAGGACTCTAAGGAGGGAAGTGTTTGGGCAGCAGGGGGCAGTCGAGGGTCTGCTATCTCATCTGAAGGACTACCTATCCACGTATGTCCACAACAAGCCCCTGGTGGTATCTGTGCATGGGCCTAGTGGAGTAGGAAAGAGCCACCTGGGGCGCCTCCTGGCTGGACATTTCCGCTCCGTGGTGGGCGACACGCTGGTGCTGCAGTACTACGTTCTCCACCACTGCCCCCAGGAGGCAGACACTGTGCAGTGTGCTCGCAACCTCTCTGATCTCATCTCAGACATAGTGGAGCAagctgaagaggaagagaagatCCCGCTCTTCATCTTTGACGAAGCTGAGCACATGCAAGTGGAGATTCTGGACATGTTGTGGCAGCTTCTCGCCTCTAAACAGTCCAACGAATATCTGAATGCTATCTACCTGTTCCTGAGCAACCTGGGTCACACACACATCACCAAACACATGCTACAGAACTCCTCAAGTATTTCTCTGGCCATGACTGCCTCTGGGCGCCACAGCAACCTGCTGAAAGAACTTACTCCAGTATTACGCAACATTCTGGAGAAGCTTCACCCCTTATGGTCAGAGGCAGACATCTTACCTCTAAGCCTTCTGGAGAAATGTCATGTGATGGAGTGCTTCCTGGATGAAATGACTCGAGAGGGCTTCTACCCAGATCATACCAACATCGAGCGCCTCGCAGGGGAGATTGAATACTACCCAGCTGTTGGGGGGCGTGAATATTCCCAAACAGGCTGCAAAGAAGTGGTGGCAAAGGTCAATCTGTTGTAA
- the tor4aa gene encoding torsin-4A isoform X1 produces MLKPFASFQQMSEQDSSSSSSQTEGDFEGELDEELEGEEGKSRKEKGSPTPSLSGFASLRAVIRIKHKYQAMKKRRQEMALGMGGTTGAPGRTSPKIFTFDRVTPNTFPAFSSIPQKKKKKTRKKRVLFPNGVGRKTVLKQEHSQATYCLYLLFVIVFVQVYNAIENLDDHVLRYDLEGLERTLRREVFGQQGAVEGLLSHLKDYLSTYVHNKPLVVSVHGPSGVGKSHLGRLLAGHFRSVVGDTLVLQYYVLHHCPQEADTVQCARNLSDLISDIVEQAEEEEKIPLFIFDEAEHMQVEILDMLWQLLASKQSNEYLNAIYLFLSNLGHTHITKHMLQNSSSISLAMTASGRHSNLLKELTPVLRNILEKLHPLWSEADILPLSLLEKCHVMECFLDEMTREGFYPDHTNIERLAGEIEYYPAVGGREYSQTGCKEVVAKVNLL; encoded by the exons ATGTTAAAACCCTTCGCTTCCTTCCAGCAGATGAGTGAGcaggacagcagcagctcttcctCTCAGACAGAGGGAGACTTTGAGGGCGAGCTGGATGAAGAGTTAGAGGGTGAAGAAGGGAAGAGTAGGAAAGAAAAAGGCAGTCCTACTCCTAGTCTGTCAGGCTTCGCCTCTCTGCGTGCCGTTATACGCATCAAACACAAGTACCAAGCCATGAAAAAGAGGCGTCAGGAGATGGCCCTCGGGATGGGGGGTACCACAGGAGCTCCAGGACGCACTAGTCCCAAAATTTTCACTTTTGacagagtcacccccaacaccTTCCCTGCTTTTTCCTCCATCcctcagaagaaaaagaagaaaacaagaaaaaaacgtGTGTTGTTTCCAAATGGCGTGGGGCGCAAAACTGTACTGAAACAGGAGCACAGCCAAGCCACATACTGCCTCTACCTGCTGTTTGTCATCGTCTTTGTCCAG GTCTACAATGCCATAGAGAACCTTGATGACCATGTTCTCAGATACGATCTAGAGGGTTTAGAAAGGACTCTAAGGAGGGAAGTGTTTGGGCAGCAGGGGGCAGTCGAGGGTCTGCTATCTCATCTGAAGGACTACCTATCCACGTATGTCCACAACAAGCCCCTGGTGGTATCTGTGCATGGGCCTAGTGGAGTAGGAAAGAGCCACCTGGGGCGCCTCCTGGCTGGACATTTCCGCTCCGTGGTGGGCGACACGCTGGTGCTGCAGTACTACGTTCTCCACCACTGCCCCCAGGAGGCAGACACTGTGCAGTGTGCTCGCAACCTCTCTGATCTCATCTCAGACATAGTGGAGCAagctgaagaggaagagaagatCCCGCTCTTCATCTTTGACGAAGCTGAGCACATGCAAGTGGAGATTCTGGACATGTTGTGGCAGCTTCTCGCCTCTAAACAGTCCAACGAATATCTGAATGCTATCTACCTGTTCCTGAGCAACCTGGGTCACACACACATCACCAAACACATGCTACAGAACTCCTCAAGTATTTCTCTGGCCATGACTGCCTCTGGGCGCCACAGCAACCTGCTGAAAGAACTTACTCCAGTATTACGCAACATTCTGGAGAAGCTTCACCCCTTATGGTCAGAGGCAGACATCTTACCTCTAAGCCTTCTGGAGAAATGTCATGTGATGGAGTGCTTCCTGGATGAAATGACTCGAGAGGGCTTCTACCCAGATCATACCAACATCGAGCGCCTCGCAGGGGAGATTGAATACTACCCAGCTGTTGGGGGGCGTGAATATTCCCAAACAGGCTGCAAAGAAGTGGTGGCAAAGGTCAATCTGTTGTAA
- the tor4aa gene encoding torsin-4A isoform X3 translates to MSEQDSSSSSSQTEGDFEGELDEELEGEEGKSRKEKGSPTPSLSGFASLRAVIRIKHKYQAMKKRRQEMALGMGGTTGAPGRTSPKIFTFDRVTPNTFPAFSSIPQKKKKKTRKKRVLFPNGVGRKTVLKQEHSQATYCLYLLFVIVFVQVYNAIENLDDHVLRYDLEGLERTLRREVFGQQGAVEGLLSHLKDYLSTYVHNKPLVVSVHGPSGVGKSHLGRLLAGHFRSVVGDTLVLQYYVLHHCPQEADTVQCARNLSDLISDIVEQAEEEEKIPLFIFDEAEHMQVEILDMLWQLLASKQSNEYLNAIYLFLSNLGHTHITKHMLQNSSSISLAMTASGRHSNLLKELTPVLRNILEKLHPLWSEADILPLSLLEKCHVMECFLDEMTREGFYPDHTNIERLAGEIEYYPAVGGREYSQTGCKEVVAKVNLL, encoded by the exons ATGAGTGAGcaggacagcagcagctcttcctCTCAGACAGAGGGAGACTTTGAGGGCGAGCTGGATGAAGAGTTAGAGGGTGAAGAAGGGAAGAGTAGGAAAGAAAAAGGCAGTCCTACTCCTAGTCTGTCAGGCTTCGCCTCTCTGCGTGCCGTTATACGCATCAAACACAAGTACCAAGCCATGAAAAAGAGGCGTCAGGAGATGGCCCTCGGGATGGGGGGTACCACAGGAGCTCCAGGACGCACTAGTCCCAAAATTTTCACTTTTGacagagtcacccccaacaccTTCCCTGCTTTTTCCTCCATCcctcagaagaaaaagaagaaaacaagaaaaaaacgtGTGTTGTTTCCAAATGGCGTGGGGCGCAAAACTGTACTGAAACAGGAGCACAGCCAAGCCACATACTGCCTCTACCTGCTGTTTGTCATCGTCTTTGTCCAG GTCTACAATGCCATAGAGAACCTTGATGACCATGTTCTCAGATACGATCTAGAGGGTTTAGAAAGGACTCTAAGGAGGGAAGTGTTTGGGCAGCAGGGGGCAGTCGAGGGTCTGCTATCTCATCTGAAGGACTACCTATCCACGTATGTCCACAACAAGCCCCTGGTGGTATCTGTGCATGGGCCTAGTGGAGTAGGAAAGAGCCACCTGGGGCGCCTCCTGGCTGGACATTTCCGCTCCGTGGTGGGCGACACGCTGGTGCTGCAGTACTACGTTCTCCACCACTGCCCCCAGGAGGCAGACACTGTGCAGTGTGCTCGCAACCTCTCTGATCTCATCTCAGACATAGTGGAGCAagctgaagaggaagagaagatCCCGCTCTTCATCTTTGACGAAGCTGAGCACATGCAAGTGGAGATTCTGGACATGTTGTGGCAGCTTCTCGCCTCTAAACAGTCCAACGAATATCTGAATGCTATCTACCTGTTCCTGAGCAACCTGGGTCACACACACATCACCAAACACATGCTACAGAACTCCTCAAGTATTTCTCTGGCCATGACTGCCTCTGGGCGCCACAGCAACCTGCTGAAAGAACTTACTCCAGTATTACGCAACATTCTGGAGAAGCTTCACCCCTTATGGTCAGAGGCAGACATCTTACCTCTAAGCCTTCTGGAGAAATGTCATGTGATGGAGTGCTTCCTGGATGAAATGACTCGAGAGGGCTTCTACCCAGATCATACCAACATCGAGCGCCTCGCAGGGGAGATTGAATACTACCCAGCTGTTGGGGGGCGTGAATATTCCCAAACAGGCTGCAAAGAAGTGGTGGCAAAGGTCAATCTGTTGTAA